One genomic segment of Ricinus communis isolate WT05 ecotype wild-type chromosome 5, ASM1957865v1, whole genome shotgun sequence includes these proteins:
- the LOC8275537 gene encoding uncharacterized protein LOC8275537 isoform X2 has protein sequence MMQGLHHQQQQQQQQQQQQLVALLSAALPKDDSTAATSAAANTKTTHSDNDDESSRVAALNSLHRAILFPHNSLLVAHSASFLSQGFSQLLCDRLYSVRQAAATAYGALCAVLCSILIGSNGRQNHVLLGTLVDRFVGWALPLLSNVSAGDGTTELAVESLREFLSVGDVLGIERYALPILKACQELMEDDRISLSLLHRLLGVLSLISIKFSRSFQPHFLDIVDVLLGWVLIPDLAESDRRVILDTFLQFQKHWVGNLQFSLGLLSKFLGDMDLLLQDGNPGTLAQFRRLLALLSCFSTVLQSTASGLLEMNLLEKISDSLSKMLPRLLGCLSLVGRKFGWSKWIGDLWKCLTLLAEILCERFSTFYPLAVDILSQSLETNGTTQIGAEKITSFQVHGVLKTNLQLLSLQKLGLLPSSVQKVMQFDSPISQLRLHPNHLVVGSSAATYVFLLQHGNDEVVQQATAVLIEELELLKGILQKTLDLGNEPKTVTEFKSYSKLELFALIKFDLKVLLTCVSLSGVNNLITQPDIAAIYQKRSEKLASLVPEKLNPFDLPIKAYVELQVNVLKTMDRLTAVEFLSKCCIKNQTSKNASVDVAVEKAHNTSFGDVYSTDIVEHLRKYSLFLVKALHVHSPLAVKLAALEWIQKFAEDLIASYENSDVNPFSYEAFGYIGNVRDIIFSVLDAAFDREPKVRLHVALVLELLLQARLADPMFFYLIAEVVLEKLGDPVLEIKNAFMKLLSHFIPTTAFICGLNAYGTLIKARPNALILGDGSNLHWREVFALKQLQQQLHSQQLVSILSYISQRWKVPLSSWIQRLIHSRHSSKDFTVGQLEETGKFGANVLWLDIKVDEDFLERICSVNNLAGAWWAIQEAARYCIAMRLRTNLGGPTQTFAALERMLLDIAHVLQLDIEQNDGNLNLIGSSGARLLPMRLLLEFVEALKKNVYNAYEGSAILPSVTRQSSLFFRANKKVCEEWFSRISEPMMNAGLALQCHDATIQYCSMRLQELRNLLALSLKDKSRPQAFENLHNIRDRFTGDIWRVLRHMALALCKNHEPEALVGLQQWATMTFSSLLLDEKQSLNHSGVSGQFAWITGLVYQAEGWYERASAHFAHLLQDEESLNSMGPDGVQFAIARIIESYTAVSDWRSLETWLLELQTLRSKHAGRSYSGALTTAGNEINAIHALARFDEGEFQAAWACLDLTPKSSSELTLDPKLALQRSEQMLLQAMLLLLEGKTDKVPHEIHKAKTMLEEILSVLPLDSLTEAAPLATQLHCIFVFEECHKHEVNQTNSKPYQSILSSYIEAVQSVMNSVHQDCKQWLKVLRVYQTNFPTSPVTLKLCMSLSSLARKQRNLMLAGRLNNYLRDHVLSCPEQRYCELLSSNLQYEDFLLMYAESKYEDAFANLWSFIRPCMVPSSSIVSDSDDNILKAKACLKLSDWLRRVYPDLNLENTVHKIRADFIVDDISLFTRGGPSVNVENHNPKPSLSIIIEEIIGTATKLSTQLCSTMGKSWISYASWCFSQARDSLFTPRDTVLHSCSFSPLLLPEVLPERFKLTEDERTRVLYVVLQLFLNEGDAFNGEGGEWKLGFNSTQLSRNNKLVEVFAQEVVDIIEAAAGAPGAENSSSESLSVTLASQLQTFLRSKAVLEEMDLSSAVDDLVKVWRSLRRRRVSLFGYAAHGFMQYLIHSSAKLSDHQLPSSVCESLKLKTESYILRATLYVLHIFINFGIELKDTIETALSTIPLFPWQEITPQLFARLSSHPEKLVRKQLEGLLIMLAKKSPWSIVYPTLVDINANEEKPSEELQHILGCLKELYPRLVQDVQLMINELGNVTVLWEELWLSTLQDLHADVMRRINVLKEEAARIAENATLSQSEKNKINAAKYSAMMAPIVVALERRLASTSRKPETPHEVWFSEEYREQLKLAILTFKTPPASSAALGDVWRPFNDIAASLASYQRKSSISLGEVAPQLALLSSSDVPMPGLEKQVTASESEKGLTTTLQRIVTIASFSEQVTILSTKTKPKKIVIHGSDGQKYTYLLKGREDLRLDARIMQLLQAINGLMHSSSSTRKHLLAIRYYSVTPISGQAGLIQWVDNVISIYSVFKSWQNRVQLAQLTAMGPSNAKNSVPPPVPRPSDMFYGKIIPALKEKGIRRVISRRDWPHDVKRKVLLDLMKEVPRQLLYQEFWCASEGFKAFSSKLRRYSGSVAAMSMVGHILGLGDRHLDNILVDFCSGDIVHIDYNICFDKGQRLKIPEIVPFRLTQMIEAALGLTGVEGTFRANCEAVVSVLRENKDVLLMLLEVFVWDPLVEWTRGDFHDDATIGGEERKGMELAVSLSLFASRVQEIRVPLQEHHDLLLATLPAIESALERFADALHKYELASALFYCADQERSSLVLHETSAKSIVVEATSKSEKIRASFEIQAREFAQAKAAVVDKAQEAATWIEQHGRILDALRSNLVPEVNSCIKLSNMTNALSLTSAVQAAGVPLTIVPEPTQAQCQDIDREVSQLIAELDHGLSSALTGVQIYSLALQRILPLNYLTTSSVHGWAQVLQLSANALSSDILSLARRQAAELIAKTHGDSLDSVKHWHDDLCLKVEKYAIDIQNVEAESSELENSVGLETETKAKDRLLSAFAKYMQSAGIVKKEDSSPLYLPGQSKYDDARLQEEQEEKKEKVLSVLNIAVSSLYNEVKHSVFNIFGNSAGGGNANDNFRTVFSGFEEQVEKCMLVAGFVNELQQFIGWDIGSADTHVNNLEKDAEKNWASKFKTSLLSCKSLIGQMIEVVLPDVMRSAVSFNSEVMDAFGLISQIRGSIDTALEELLEVELEKISLVELEKNYFVKVGLITEQQLALEEAAVKGRDHLSWEEAEELASQEEACRAQLDQLHQTWNEREMRTTSLVKKEADIRNAIFSSECHFQSLVSTEVVGESHIFGSKALLTMLVKPFSELESVDKALSTFGGSTTSHSDEVSNLADLVSSGYSVSEYIWKFDGLLNSQSFFIWKVCVVDSFLDLCIHDVASSVDQNLGFDQLFNVVKRKLEAQLQEHVGRYLKERAVPTFLAWLDRENECLTESTQELTIDQLRKDVGAVRKVQLMLEEYCNAHETARAVRSAASIMKRQVNDFKEVLHKTSLEIVQLEWMYDTLTPSHYSRATLQKFLGSEDSLYSVILNLSRPKLLEGMQSAITKMARSMDSLQACERNSVVAEGQLERAMGWACGGPNSSMTGNMSNKTSGIPPEFHDHLMRRRKMLQEAREKASDIIKICMSILEFEASRDGVFRIPGDIYPFGTGADGRTWQQAYLNSLTKLEVTYHSFTCTEQEWKLAQSSMEAASSGLYSATNELCAASLKAKSASGELQSTVLAMRDCAHEASVALSSFARVSRGQTALTSESGTMLDEVLAITEDLHDVHKLGQCNSSST, from the exons TTGGAAATGAATTTACTCGAAAAAATCAGTGATTCTCTTAGCAAAATGCTTCCTCGGTTATTGGGATGTTTGTCTTTGGTTGGGCGGAAGTTTGGGTGGTCAAAATGGATTGGGGACTTGTGGAAGTGCTTGACTCTCTTGGCTGAAATTTTATGCGAAAGGTTTTCTACTTTTTATCCACTTGCAGTTGATATCTTATCTCAAAGCCTGGAGACAAATGGCACCACCCAAATTGGAGCGGAAAAGATTACCTCCTTTCAAGTTCATGGGGTGTTAAAGACTAACCTTCAGTTATTATCTCTGCAAAAACTTGGGCTCCTTCCTTCATCTGTGCAGAAAGTAATGCAATTTGATTCACCTATATCTCAATTACGTTTGCATCCAAATCATTTGGTGGTTGGAAGTTCTGCTGCCACTTATGTTTTTTTGCTTCAACATGGGAATGATGAAGTTGTTCAACAAGCAACGGCTGTATTGATTGAAGAGCTGGAGTTGTTAAAGGGCATACTACAGAAAACTTTGGATCTTGGAAATGAGCCTAAGACTGTTACAGAATTCAAGTCCTATTCAAAACTCGAATTGTTTGCattgattaaatttgatttgaaaGTTTTGTTAACTTGTGTTTCCTTGTCTGGGGTTAACAATTTGATTACCCAACCAGACATTGCTGCTATTTATCAGAAGAGGTCAGAAAAATTGGCATCTCTTGTTCCTGAGAAATTAAATCCTTTTGATCTACCTATTAAGGCCTATGTGGAGTTGCAGGTCAATGTTCTGAAGACCATGGATAGGCTAACAGCTGTTGAATTCTTGAGCAAGTGCTGCATTaaaaatcagactagcaagAATGCTTCTGTAGATGTTGCTGTTGAAAAGGCCCATAATACCAGTTTCGGTGATGTGTATTCTACTGATATTGTGGAGCATTTGAGAAAATATAGTTTGTTTCTTGTTAAGGCTCTACATGTTCATTCTCCACTTGCAGTTAAGCTTGCAGCCCTAGAATGGATCCAGAAATTTGCTGAGGATCTTATTGCTAGTTATGAGAATTCAGATGTAAACCCTTTTTCTTATGAAGCATTTGGTTACATTGGTAATGTTcgagatattattttttcagtaCTTGATGCTGCATTTGACAGGGAGCCAAAAGTGAGGTTGCATGTGGCTTTAGTTTTGGAGCTGCTTCTGCAAGCAAGACTTGCAGATCCCATGTTTTTTTATCTCATAGCTGAAGTGGTGTTAGAAAAACTTGGTGATCCAGttcttgaaataaaaaatgcatttATGAAACTGCTTTCTCATTTCATACCTACAACAGCATTTATATGCGGTTTAAATGCTTATGGAACACTCATTAAAGCAAGGCCAAATGCACTTATACTAGGTGACGGTTCTAATTTGCACTGGAGGGAAGTATTTGCCCTGAAGCAGCTGCAACAGCAACTTCATTCACAACAACTTGTTTCCATTTTGAGTTACATATCGCAAAGATGGAAAGTACCCCTATCCTCTTGGATTCAACGTCTCATTCACAGCCGTCATAGTTCAAAAGACTTTACTGTAGGTCAACTCGAGGAAACAGGAAAATTTGGTGCCAATGTTTTATGGTTGGACATAAAGGTCGATGAAGATTTCCTTGAAAGAATATGCTCAGTTAATAATTTGGCTGGTGCTTGGTGGGCTATACAGGAAGCAGCTAGATATTGTATTGCAATGCGCCTTCGGACTAATCTTGGTGGGCCCACCCAAACATTTGCAGCTTTGGAGAGAATGCTTTTGGATATTGCACATGTGCTACAGCTTGACATTGAACAAAATGATGGAAACCTAAATCTAATAGGCTCTTCTGGTGCTCGTTTGTTACCAATGAGGTTACTACTAGAATTTGTTGAGGCCCTAAAGAAGAATGTATACAACGCATACGAAGGATCAGCTATTTTACCATCCGTTACACGTCAGAGTTCCTTGTTCTTTCGGGCAAACAAGAAGGTCTGTGAGGAGTGGTTTTCTCGCATATCTGAGCCAATGATGAATGCTGGATTAGCACTACAATGTCATGATGCTACAATTCAATATTGTAGTATGCGTCTGCAGGAGCTCAGGAATCTTTTGGCTTTGTCTTTGAAGGACAAGTCTAGGCCACAGGCGTTTGAGAATCTTCATAATATTAGGGATAGATTTACTGGAGACATTTGGAGAGTTTTAAGGCACATGGCGTTGGCTCTATGTAAGAATCATGAACCAGAGGCGCTGGTTGGTCTGCAGCAGTGGGCCACAATGACATTTTCTTCATTGCTTTTGGATGAGAAGCAGTCTCTGAATCACAGTGGAGTGTCGGGCCAATTTGCATGGATCACTGGTCTGGTATATCAGGCAGAAGGCTGGTATGAAAGAGCTTCTGCTCACTTTGCTCACTTGTTACAGGATGAGGAGTCACTCAATTCTATGGGTCCTGATGGTGTCCAATTTGCTATTGCACGTATTATTGAGAGTTATACGGCTGTATCTGATTGGAGATCTTTAGAAACTTGGTTATTAGAATTGCAGACACTCCGTTCAAAACATGCAGGAAGGAGTTATTCTGGTGCTTTAACTACAGCTGGGAATGAAATTAATGCAATTCATGCCTTGGCCCGCTTTGATGAGGGTGAATTTCAGGCAGCTTGGGCATGCCTAGATTTGACTCCTAAAAGCAGCTCAGAACTCACACTTGATCCTAAACTGGCCTTGCAGAGAAGTGAGCAAATGCTTCTACAGGCAATGCTGCTTCTTCTTGAGGGGAAGACAGACAAGGTGCCACATGAAATTCATAAGGCAAAGACAATGCTGGAGGAAATATTGTCTGTTTTGCCACTTGATTCTTTAACAGAAGCGGCACCACTTGCTACCCAGTTGCATTGCATCTTTGTTTTTGAAGAATGTCACAAGCATGAAGTTAATCAGACAAATTCCAAGCCGTATCAATCAATATTAAGTTCATACATTGAGGCAGTGCAGTCTGTAATGAATAGTGTCCATCAAGATTGTAAACAATGGTTAAAGGTTCTCCGGGTTTATCAAACCAATTTTCCAACTTCTCCGGTTACTCTAAAGCTCTGCATGAGTTTGTCAAGTTTAGCCCGCAAACAGAGAAACCTAATGTTGGCAGGCCGTCTGAACAACTATCTCAGGGATCATGTATTGAGTTGCCCTGAGCAGAGATATTGTGAATTATTATCGTCAAATCTGCAATATGAGGACTTCCTGCTTATGTATGCTGAAAGCAAGTATGAAGATGCTTTTGCAAATCTTTGGTCTTTCATCCGTCCTTGCATGGTTCCTTCTTCATCTATAGTTTCTGATTCAGATGATAATATTTTGAAGGCCAAGGCATGCTTAAAACTTTCAGATTGGTTGAGAAGGGTTTATCCAGATCTGAATCTAGAGAATACTGTTCACAAGATTCGAGCAGATTTTATTGTTGATGATATATCTTTGTTTACTAGAGGTGGACCATCTGTAAATGTTGAGAACCATAATCCTAAACCAAGTTTGAGCATTATTATTGAGGAAATTATAGGTACAGCCACAAAATTGTCTACGCAACTTTGCTCCACAATGGGAAAATCATGGATTTCTTATGCTTCTTGGTGTTTCAGTCAGGCCAGAGACTCCCTCTTTACGCCTCGTGATACCGTCCTACATTCATGCTCTTTCTCTCCTCTACTTCTGCCGGAAGTTCTGCCTGAAAGATTCAAGTTGACTGAAGATGAGAGGACAAGAGTGCTTTATGTGGTTTTGCAGCTTTTTTTGAATGAAGGTGATGCTTTCAATGGTGAAGGAGGAGAATGGAAACTTGGGTTTAATTCTACGCAACTTTCAAGAAATAACAAGCTTGTGGAGGTTTTTGCACAGGAAGTGGTGGATATAATTGAAGCTGCTGCCGGGGCACCTGGTGCCGAAAATTCAAGCAGTGAGTCCCTTTCCGTTACTTTAGCATCTCAGTTGCAAACCTTCCTACGTTCAAAAGCTGTCCTAGAAGAAATGGATCTTTCATCTGCCGTTGATGATCTAGTCAAAGTTTGGCGGTCTTTGAGGAGAAGACGTGTGTCTCTCTTTGGGTATGCAGCTCATGGTTTCATGCAATACCTTATACATTCATCTGCCAAGCTTTCTGATCACCAGTTGCCTAGCTCTGTCTGTGAGTCACTGAAACTAAAAACTGAAAGCTACATTTTGAGGGCAACCTTGTATGTACTGCAcatctttataaattttggCATTGAGCTGAAAGATACAATTGAAACTGCTCTTTCAACAATTCCTCTGTTTCCATGGCAG GAAATCACTCCCCAGTTGTTTGCTCGCTTAAGTTCTCATCCTGAGAAACTCGTTAGGAAACAATTGGAGGGTTTATTGATTATGTTAGCCAAAAAATCTCCTTGGTCCATAGTGTATCCAACTCTAGTCGACATAAATGCTAATGAGGAGAAACCTTCGGAGGAGCTTCAGCACATACTGGGTTGTCTG AAAGAGCTGTATCCAAGATTAGTTCAGGACGTTCAGCTCATGATAAATGAACTTGGAAATGTTACTGTTCTTTGGGAGGAACTATGGCTCAGCACACTTCAAGATCTCCATGCAG ATGTAATGCGGCGGATAAACGTGCTGAAAGAGGAAGCTGCACGAATTGCAGAGAATGCAACTCTTAGTCAGAGTGAGAAGAATAAGATAAATGCTGCTAAATACTCAGCCATGATGGCTCCCATTGTGGTGGCCTTGGAACGCCGCCTAGCTTCAACTTCTCGCAAACCTGAAACTCCCCACGAAGTATGGTTCAGTGAGGAATATAGAGAGCAACTGAAGTTGGCTATTTTGACATTTAAAACTCCTCCAGCTTCTTCTGCTGCACTTGGAGATGTGTGGCGGCCATTTAATGATATTGCTGCATCCTTAGCATCCTATCAGAGAAAGTCATCAATCTCGTTAGGAGAAGTTGCACCACAACTGGCTTTGTTGTCATCTTCTGATGTTCCAATGCCTGGTCTTGAGAAGCAAGTAACTGCATCTGAATCTGAGAAAGGCCTGACTACAACTCTTCAAAGAATTGTTACGATTGCTTCTTTTTCTGAACAAGTGACTATCTTATCAACCAAGACAAAACCTAAGAAAATTGTTATACATGGTTCTGATGGTCAAAAGTACACTTATCTTTTAAAAGGGCGAGAAGATCTACGCCTTGATGCCAGAATCATGCAACTTCTGCAAGCTATAAATGGTTTAATGCATTCTTCCTCTTCAACTCGTAAGCATTTGCTTGCTATACGCTATTATTCTGTGACTCCAATCAGTGGTCAGGCTGGTCTTATCCAGTGGGTGGACAACGTTATAAGCATATACAGTGTCTTTAAGTCCTGGCAAAACCGTGTGCAGCTAGCCCAGCTCACAGCAATGGGCCCAAGCAATGCAAAAAATTCTGTTCCTCCACCTGTTCCTCGACCAAGTGATATGTTCTATGGTAAAATTATACCAGCACTTAAAGAGAAAGGCATAAGGAGAGTAATTTCACGAAGAGACTGGCCTCATGATGTCAAGCGCAAAGTTCTTCTTGATTTGATGAAGGAGGTTCCTAGACAGCTTCTGTATCAGGAATTTTGGTGTGCTAGTGAAGGGTTTAAAGCATTCAGCTCAAAATTGAGGAG GTACTCTGGAAGCGTTGCAGCAATGAGTATGGTTGGCCACATTCTTGGTCTTGGGGATAGACATTTGGATAACATTCTTGTGGATTTCTGCAGTGGGGATATAGTACatattgattataatatttgcTTTGATAAAGGGCAAAGACTAAAGATTCCTGAAATTGTTCCATTCCGCCTTACTCAGATGATTGAAGCTGCTTTAGGATTGACAGGAGTGGAAGGTACCTTCAGAGCAAACTGTGAAGCAGTAGTTAGCGTTCTGAGGGAGAACAAGGACGTTCTCTTGATGTTGCTAGAGGTGTTTGTGTGGGATCCACTCGTAGAATGGACACGAGGTGATTTTCATGATGATGCAACAATTGgtggagaagaaagaaagggcATGGAGTTGGCTGTTAGCTTGAGTTTATTTGCATCTCGGGTGCAAGAAATTCGTGTTCCCTTGCAG GAACATCACGATCTTTTGTTGGCTACCTTACCTGCTATTGAATCTGCTCTTGAG AGATTTGCTGATGCTCTCCATAAGTATGAGCTTGCCTCTGCTCTATTCTATTGCGCTGACCAAGAGAGATCTAGCCTTGTTCTGCATGAGACATCCGCAAAGTCAATTGTTGTGGAAGCAACTTCTAAATCAGAGAAAATTCGTGCATCGTTTGAAATTCAGGCTCGAGAATTTGCTCAAGCAAAGGCTGCTGTAGTTGATAAGGCCCAAGAAGCTGCAACATGGATTGAACAGCATGGAAGGATCCTTGATGCTTTACGGAGCAATTTAGTTCCAGAAGTAAACTCCTGCATAAAACTGAGTAATATGACCAATGCCTTGTCTCTTACATCAGCTGTTCAGGCGGCAGGAGTTCCATTGACCATAGTTCCTGAGCCCACGCAAGCACAATGCCAAGACATAGATAGGGAAGTCTCTCAGCTAATAGCGGAGCTAGATCATGGACTCTCTTCTGCCCTAACTGGAGTCCAAATATATTCTTTGGCGCTGCAAAGAATTCTACCCTTAAACTACCTTACAACTAGTTCAGTACATGGCTGGGCACAGGTCTTACAGCTGTCAGCAAATGCCCTGTCCTCTGATATTCTCTCTCTTGCCAGAAGGCAGGCTGCTGAACTTATTGCAAAAACACATGGAGATAGTCTTGATTCTGTCAAACATTGGCATGATGATCTGTGTCTTAAAGTGGAGAAATATGCCATAGATATTCAGAATGTTGAGGCTGAAAGTTCTGAGCTAGAGAACTCTGTTGGATTGgaaactgaaacaaaagcTAAGGATCGTCTTCTGTCTGCTTTTGCTAAGTACATGCAATCTGCTGGCATagtaaagaaagaagattcTAGTCCTTTATACTTACCAGGGCAATCAAAATATGATGATGCTAGGTTGCAAGAGGAGcaggaagaaaagaaggagaagGTGTTGTCTGTTTTAAATATAGCTGTTAGTTCCTTATACAATGAAGTCAAGCACAGTGTTTTCAACATCTTCGGTAATTCTGCTGGAGGAGGAAATGCAAATGATAACTTTAGAACTGTTTTCAGTGGGTTTGAAGAGCAGGTAGAGAAATGCATGCTCGTAGCTGGGTTTGTTAATGAATTGCAGCAATTTATTGGCTGGGACATAGGAAGTGCAGATACTCATGTAAACAACCTAGAAAAGGACGCTGAAAAAAACTGGGCTTCCAAATTTAAGACCTCTTTACTTTCCTGTAAGAGTTTGATAGGCCAAATGATTGAAGTTGTTTTACCTGATGTGATGAGATCTGCTGTTTCATTTAATTCAGAAGTTATGGATGCCTTTGGATTAATCTCACAAATCCGGGGGTCCATTGATACTGCATTGGAGGAGTTACTGGAGGTTGAATTGGAGAAGATATCCTTGGTTGAACTTGAAAAGAACTATTTTGTTAAAGTGGGCCTCATTACTGAGCAGCAGCTGGCTCTTGAGGAAGCTGCTGTCAAGGGCCGGGATCATCTCTCTTGGGAAGAGGCAGAGGAGCTTGCCTCCCAAGAAGAAGCTTGCAGGGCACAATTGGACCAACTCCATCAAACATGGAATGAAAGGGAGATGCGTACAACTTCTCTTGTAAAAAAAGAAGCTGATATTAGAAATGCCATATTTTCTTCTGAATGCCATTTTCAATCTTTGGTTAGTACTGAAGTGGTGGGAGAGTCCCATATTTTTGGAAGCAAAGCACTGTTAACCATGCTAGTTAAGCCCTTCTCTGAATTAGAATCTGTTGATAAAGCATTGTCAACATTTGGTGGTTCCACCACTTCCCACTCAGATGAGGTTTCTAATTTAGCAGATCTTGTGAGCTCCGGGTACTCAGTATCTGAATATATCTGGAAGTTTGATGGCTTATTGAACAGCCAatccttttttatttggaaagTGTGCGTTGTGGattcttttcttgatttgtGCATACATGACGTTGCTTCATCTGTGGACCAAAATTTAGGATTTGACCAGCTCTTCAATGTTGTAAAGAGGAAACTTGAAGCACAACTTCAAGAACATGTTGGTCGATATCTGAAGGAACGAGCTGTGCCTACTTTCTTGGCTTGGTTAGACAGAGAAAATGAGTGTTTGACTGAGTCTACCCAGGAACTTACTATTGACCAATTGAGGAAGGATGTTGGTGCTGTCAGAAAGGTCCAGCTCATGCTTGAGGAGTACTGCAATGCTCATGAAACTGCTAGAGCAGTGAGATCAGCAGCTTCCATCATGAAGAGACAGGTAAATGATTTTAAAGAGGTTCTTCACAAGACTAGCTTAGAGATTGTCCAATTAGAGTGGATGTATGACACATTGACCCCTTCACACTATAGCAGAGCCACATTGCAGAAATTTCTTGGTAGTGAGGATAGTTTGTATTCAGTTATCTTAAACCTCAGCAGACCAAAATTGCTTGAAGGCATGCAATCTGCTATAACAAAAATGGCTAGGTCAATGGACAGCCTGCAAGCCTGTGAACGAAATTCTGTTGTGGCAGAAGGGCAACTTGAGAGAGCAATGGGTTGGGCTTGTGGTGGTCCAAATTCCAGTATGACAGGGAATAtgtcaaataaaacttcaggGATTCCTCCCGAGTTTCATGACCACCTCATGAGGCGAAGGAAAATGCTACAGGAAGCTAGGGAAAAGGCATCagatattatcaaaatttgcATGTCCATATTAGAGTTTGAAGCATCAAGAGATGGGGTTTTTCGAATCCCAGGAGACATTTATCCTTTTGGGACTGGTGCTGATGGCAGGACATGGCAGCAAGCTTACTTGAATTCATTAACAAAACTGGAAGTTACGTACCATTCATTTACAT GCACTGAGCAAGAATGGAAGCTTGCACAAAGCAGTATGGAAGCTGCATCCAGTGGCTTGTATTCGGCAACTAATGAATTATGCGCTGCATCTCTTAAGGCAAAGTCGGCTTCAG GCGAGTTACAGAGCACTGTCCTTGCAATGAGGGACTGTGCACATGAAGCTAGTGTTGCCCTATCTTCTTTTGCCCGTGTATCTAGGGGACAAACTGCTCTAACTTCTGAATCTGGTACCATGCTTGACGAG GTTCTTGCAATAACTGAAGATCTGCATGATGTTCATAAGTTGG GCCAATGCAATTCTTCTTCCACTTGA